The genomic window ATATTGTAATTCAGATATAAATTATCTTTCCATGAGTTTATTGATCTGAACATTTATATGCTACCTGTAAGGCCCACAAGGTGGGGCCATTATCAGTTTAGACAAACCCTTGCTGCTtttgattgcactgctgctgatgGAGTCTCACGCTGGCAGGTTTCTTAGACTTGGTTTGCTACACACCTCCAcacctgcctcccttctgccttccttccttgcatggtctGCTCTTCTGTTCTCCTGTGGGTGTtcatctttctctttcttctcttccctcgGCCATTTGGTTTCCGCCAGGCGTCTCCCGAGCTGTTAAATATGTTAACGAGTTCCTGGCACCAGCCCTGTGTACTCAGGTAACGGATGCCTGCTTTCGGCATGGCCTGTCTCTCCAGACAGGCTCCTTCTCAGTGCATGGGTTTTTAAAACTAACGCCCCAGCAGGCATTTCTAGATGATGGTTGCTACTTCCCCCATGAAATTGGCTCCTCGCTGTTCTAAGAAAACTAAAAGATATTAACCTACTTTTTTTTGCAAACATAATACCTTGTCTTGAGGACTAGTAGGCTGGGGGTTGTAACTGCAGTTCACCTTGATCCTCTACTAATGCCTGCTTTTGCTGTTGGTGGATTGGATTAGTGATTGATTTGCTTGTTCCTTCCAGGTGTCTCAAAAGCTGTTGAGCACGTCAATAAAACAATAGCACCTGCACTCGTTAACAAGGTAGGAGCATTCCTTATTTCGCTAACCCCGTAGTGCAAGTGTTGCTGTTAGTAGCCTTTTAACTGGTTATGGTCTTTGGAGAGGACACTTGCAAAGAATAAGTGCCATGCTAATGTCTGTCGTCTGCAGAAGATGTGTATTTTTGCTTTGGTGCATGAATAAAAACCTTGGAAGTGTTGTGTGCAGAGTGCAATGAGAAAGCAGCGCATGAGTGCAGTACCTGTGGTGGGGAAACTACTTGTAATCTCTGCACTCTGAGATGAGTGCAGGGGATGCAGCAGCCACATTGTATGCAGAGAAAACTTGCTTGGCTTGCAATTTATTCTCCCTTTATTAAGGGAGATTAGGTAAGCTTTACCTTGCCTTACCCAAGCTAAGGTAAATTTCAGCTTGGGGCTGAATCCAGCCCTCCGAGCAGTCTGTTCTGGTCCCTGGTAGCTAGGTCCACTTAACATTTGGCCCAGGGCCTGTTATGGATGAAGGGAATGGATCCATAGGCTCCATTGGTCAAGCACCTGTTTTTGTGCATAGAGGTCTTGGATGAatttcctggcagcatctccaagtatGGGTGTGCCAGACTCCTGGCTGAGACCTTAGAGCTACCACCAATCAGTGTAAGCAAGTGCTGAGCTAGATTGACCAAGTGCAGAGTTCTGTACGAGATGGTGATGTATGGGGACAGAGCCTTTCCTGAAGGTTAATATAGACACTTTGCCTCTTGggtgtgcagcaactgttaccctgcacatgccccatctcggaagctaagcagggtctgacctggttagtacttggatgggagactgcctgggaataccgggtgctgtaggcttataccaggggtgcccaaaccccggcccgggggccacttgcagccctcgaggccctcagggagcccccagtctccaatgagcctctggccctcctgagatttgttgaagcccacactggcccaacgcaacttctctcagcgtgagggcaactgtctgacctctcgtgtgagctgtgggatgagagctccctccactgcttgctgttttgcatctgtgatgcagcagcggcagcaaaggaaaggctagccttgctttgtgcaaggccttttatcggccttgagctattgcaagacctttattcattcatataagttcatctttaatatattcatttatgtaaacttatgtaaatttattcaaatttaaaatgtaaattgattcttttttttgccctggcccccgacacagtgtcagagagctgatgtggccctcctgccaaaaactttggacacccctggcttataccatagtcttttgagactgaaggttgccaaccaaccaacctcttGTGTGTTCCTCTTCTTTCCCTGCAGAAAGTGAATGTGGTGGAGCAAGAGAAGATCGACAAGCTGATGCTGGAGATGGACGGAACAGAGAACAAGTGTAAGTAGATGGTTGTACAGTGCCTAAAATGCACCTTGGTGACTACTTTTGTTCCTTGGGGTCAGGAGCAAGAAAAATTCCTTGTGGTGGGTCTGTGGGGCCCTCCGTTGCTCATAAAACTCTTCATAAAAGGTTCCGGATGGGTAGGTATGTTGTGCTTGagtttctgttctgatgtacTGGGAGAAAAACAGCATGTTCCCAGATAAGTGGGGCTCTTGCATTATTTCCCATGAGTCAACTGCAATGGCCTTGTTGTTCTCCCTACTATAGCCAAGTTTGGTGCCAATGCAATTCTGGACATCTCCCTGGCTGTGTGCAGGGCTGGAGCTGCTTGAGTTTCTGTCCTGATGTACTGGGAGAAAAACGGCATGTTCCCAGATAAGTGGGGATCTTGCATTATTTCCCATGAGTCTACTGCAATGGCCTTGTTGTTCTCTCTACTGTAGCCAAGTTGGTGCCAATGCAATTCTGGACATCTCCCTGGCTGTGTGCAGGGCTGGAGCTGCTTGAGTTTCTGTCCTGATGTACTGGGAGAAAAACAGCATGTTCCCAGATAAGTGGGGCTCTTGCATTATTTCCCGTGAGTCTACTGCAATGGCCTTGTTGTTCTCTCCACTGTAGCCAAGTTTGGTGCCAATGCAATTCTGGGCGTCTCCCTGGCTGTGTGCAAGGCTGGAGCTGCTGAGAAGGGTGTCCCTTTGTACCGCCACATTGCTGACCTAGCGGGAAACGAGGAAGTCATCTTGCCTGTTCCTGTAAGTTTCTTTTGCCACCATGTTGTAGGCAAAACCTGGTCAATGCTTGCAATGTGGTGAGGTGGTAGAAAGGACTCATTGCATcaggcattgtgtgtgtgtgtgtgtgtgtgtgtgtgtgtgtgtgtgtgtgtgtgtgtgtgtgtgtgtgtacactcctAACTTTAATGCTATTGGCCAAAAGTGGGCAACTTGGACAGAGTGGGGGTGGTCTAGAACCTTTTTTCCTGATGCACTTTCTTTCCACTTGTGGATAATTCTTTTATGCAGAGCAATACTGAAACACAAATTTTTCATGTGTTTGAAAACCATCTATTCTACCACCTATCAGTCTGCTGTCTGTGTAACCCAGACCTGATTTATACTACTGTCGGGGGCTGGAGAAGTCTACTATAaacacaaactgcttttcacAGTGTTTGGGTGGCCAGATTTTTCATAGTGTGTGCCCCAAGCACATTGGGCTACTGCATTTCTGGCACATGCTAACCAGTATCCCTTTGCTTTTGGCTTTGCCACCATCAAGGCTTTCAACGTGATCAATGGCGGCTCCCATGCTGGTAATAAACTGGCCATGCAGGAATTCATGATCCTCCCGGTTGGTGCTGAGAACTTCAAGGAAGCCATGCGCATTGGTGCTGAAGTGTACCACAACCTGAAGAATGTCATCAAGGAAAAGTATGGGAAGGATGCCACTAACGTGGGTGATGAGGGTGGCTTTGCACCCAACATCTTGGAGAACAAGGAAGGTAAAACCAATGGGATTGCATGCTCTGTGCCACTAGCCATGGGAACTTGTAAGGCACCATACTTCGGCCACTAAGAATTCCACCCGCCTGGCTCCTGAAATGTCACTAGGGGCTAGTTGTGACCATCTCTCTGCAATCTTGAGGGCCAGAGCTTTTTAATTTCAGGTAATTGGCTCTtcaaaaaagatggaaaataagTTTAAGCAATACAGAAAATATAAACACTTGCACTAGACAGCAAGATGCATGTTGATCAGAGAAATTTCATTGCataattgaatgaatgaaggccaccCTGCAACCTTGAGGATTAGAAACTTGATGGGGAAGGTCAGAATTATGCTCAGAATTGACTCCTAGTTAAGTTTTGCAATACAAGCAAGTTTTCAGTTTGCCCTGGATCTTAGGAAAGGCAGTGTCGAGACTGTCCATGCtgactggatagagagatgctctttacactctcacataacaccagaaccaggggacatccgctaaaattgagtgttgggagggttaggacagacaaaagaaaatatttctttactcagcatgtggtcggtctgtggaactccttgccacaggatgtggtgctggcgtctagcctagacgcctttaaaaggggattggacaagtttctggaggaaaaatccattacgggatacaagccatgatgtgtatgcgcaacctcctgattttagaaatgggttatgtcagagtgccagatgcaagggagggcaccaggatgaggtctcttgttatctggtgtgctccctggggcatttggtgggctgctgtgagatacaggaagctggactggatgggcctgtggcctgatccagtgcggctgttcttgtgttcttgtgaCCATAGGTTACATGCATAGGTGATTAAAAAATAGTTTAAATGTATGGGTGCTTGAATTCTTGGCTGAGATATATTACAGTAACTAAGCTTGGAGTGAAATAGCTGGCAGGGTTATAGCTTGTCTTCTGGAGATGTGTGAGATGCAACTGGTGGCCTCTTTGGACTTGCAATCCCCTTTTCAGCCTCTCCCAGCCAACCTGTTGGCATCTTTGCAGCCATTCCCCTTTGATCTGAAATAGTGTCCAGGTTCTGAGAAGGGCAGGGAAGTGTGTAAATGGAACGGCCTTAAGCAGAGGTGGGAAAGGTtgtcttccctccttccttcctcctgacTCTTGACAGCCTGCTTTTACTTTGCAAGGTTGGCATCATGGAGTAAGATCCTCTGGGATTCCAGCATCAAGCAAGCACAGCgattgttttctgttttgaaaCTGGCTTCTACGGTTATGCTAGCTACCACCTTTGCAcccaaaaaatgcatttaaaaattgCACATTCTCAGACTTCCTGAGCGCTCATGTGGCTATGAAACCCTAAACCTTGATTGTCTTCCCTCTTTTTCctagctctggagctgctgaagACTGCCATAAGCAAGGCCGGGTACACTGATAAGGTAGTCATTGGGATGGATGTGGCTGCTTCAGAATTCTATCGCGATGGAAAATATGACCTGGACTTCAAGTCCCCCGATGACCCCAGCAGATACATCACTCCGGACCAGCTTGCTGATCTGTACAAAGGTTTCGTAAAGAATTATCCAGGTGAGAGCAAAGGGAGATACAGGCAGCTGTGGTTACTGTCAGGGCTGAAAGCAGACAGCCTGGTCTAGAACTTGTAAAATCAAAAACCTAGATTCTTCAGTCAGTTGACTCCTTTTCTACTGCCTTAGAGTGAGAGCCTTTCAGGCTGGCACATGCAAAAAGATTTCTTGAAGTAGTGTAGCTAATATACTGCCATCTATGTATATGTGTAGAAAATGAGAGAACCGGTCTCATTTTGACcaggggcttacagtctagaacaggggtgcccaaaccctggccctggggccacatgcagccctcgaggcctctcactgcggccctcagggagcccccagtctccaatgagcctctggccctccggagatttgttggagcctgcattggcccaacacaactgctctcagcatgagggtgactgtttgacctcttgtatgagctgtgggatgagggcttcctccactgcttgctgtttcacgtctgtgatgcagtcagtagcagaagcaaaggccagccttgctttgtgcaaggccttttataggcctcgagctattgcaagacttttaTGCATtgatagaagttcatctttaatatatttatttgtgtaaacttatgtaaatttctttaaattttaaatgtaaattctttttttccccggcccccaacacagtgtctgagagatgacgtggccctcctgccaaaaacttaagagacacccctgatctagaaaaaTGAACAAGGGagatgacttggggggggggagggaaagaggcaaaAATAATGGGGGGAGAGTCTGCAATTTCAGTCACTCTGCTATAATTACACCTGCATATGTGTATGGGGACTAAGAGGttgtgctgttttttaaaatgggtaAACTACCACTTGCGTACCCATGTGGTACAGTCTCAGCAGGGCTGTGCCATATACTACTTTTTGATGTATAAATGGGCTCTTGACTTTTTGTTTGGTCAGAACACCAGAATCTGATCAGCCTTGCTTTCGTCTTTTGTGAAAGAGAAATGTAAAGAAGAGAAATGAGAGAGGATGGCTAGCACCCAGAATGCCAAGAGCCCCATTAAATGTCTTGCCTGTAGTGACTTCCATCTTATATTTCCCCCACATTTAAGTGGTTTCCATCGAAGACCCCTTTGACCAAGATGACTGGGCTGCTTGGAAAAAGTTCACTGCCAGTGCAGGCATCCAGGTGGTTGGGGACGACTTGACCGTGACCAACCCGAAGCGCATCGCCAAAGCGGTGGAGGATAAGTCCTGCAACTGCCTGCTGCTCAAAGTGAACCAGATCGGCTCGGTCACAGAGTCGCTCCAGGCGTAAGTCCTCCTTGGTGTCTAAGGGTAGAGGGTGGGCTGATGGccaaatgctatccaattttccagcactggtgcagtcatgccaacaggacatgcactgcatcctgcagtagggcagtcattgaggcatctccaaggtaagggaatgtttattcccattcctcagggctgcattgtggctgcaccagcattggaaagttggataggattgggccctgagttgagaGCCAGGCTGCAGGGCTCGAACCAGAACAGGACCCAGTTCCTTGCTAGAAATTGCTCCCTTGTCTCCCCAAGTTTCTCGACTACAGTTTGCATCACAAGAGCACCCCAAATCATAGACAGCTTTGGTGGCCCTCTTAGGCCTGGTGCAGCAGGATGAAGTAGCAGAGTCCAGAGAGGAGTCTGCTCTCATTGCTAAGTTGGCTTTCTGCTGGTCTTCTCAAGCTGTGGGATTGGGGGAGCACTTTTAGATGCTCATCTATATAATCTCCATGTAAATAAGGGTAGTTGGTATAGCAGGGAGCAGGTTAAGAGAACTCATTTCCCCCCCTTGATGAACTAGGTTGCTTCATTTGTGAGATATAGATACAGGGGGGGAAATACATGAGCTTGATTCTCCCCACCTGCAGTTGGACATGATTTACTCTTTTCTGCTGCATTTGTGGGcctgaccccaccccacccccaatcaGGTAGGGTCAGCCAACCAAAAATTGTCACTACTTTGGATGATGCTTGCAAAATGGGAATGTTGGCTTGGTCTTGGAAAAGCCCCAGAAAACCAGCTTGCTGCTCTCACCTGGTGGTGTCTTGCTAGTCATATTTCATGTGGCACCTCCTGTATTGATTGCAGTATGTTGAATGATGGTAGCCAAGCATTCAGGCATGTTGACTTGGTTTCCGCAGGGGTTCTTAAGTGCTGGTTCTTGTATGTGTCTGTGCCACCGGCTTCGTTTCAACAAAGTGATATTTTGCATGTGTGTATAGATCAAGCACCCCAAATAAAGCTGTGTTCGCTCAAAACTCAAAAGCCTTGGGagccatttccagtttcacaTTTTCAGTTGCCACTCATGTCCCTTTTCAGTATTTTCCACCTCACTGGGCTGAAATCAGAAGACTGGATTTAGAATACAGTCCagccttggcatccatgaggaATCTGTTCACaatctcctgcagataccaaaacctgtggataattaaaACAGTGTGTTGTGGACCAGAAGGGCCTCAGAATGTGTTCTGGTGTGTTTGGAGccgttctgaggcccatagaagataaagaggacccaccttttttttttttgcacaggccCAAGATGGTTACAGGAGCATAATAAAATTAATAGTACCTTTTGTTCCTTTTGTACAACCCAAAGGAATGATGTAGCCACTTGTCAAAATTTTGTAAGAGGAAGAGTATGGATAGGTCAGGGACTGCATCAGTGGGCAGGCCTAGCTGCACATGTGCTAGGGCCCCCCTCTCCACTGATCTGCCCTTAAGTTTTGAAAGCCTTGAGCTTCATGTTGACTCTAGCTACACATGTGTGAACCAGCTTAAAATGGCTGGTGACCATGTAGAATGAAGGCACACTTCTCATGACTTTTTTAACATAGTAGCCTTCCTAGCACTAGGAAAATAAACGTAAACTTCCCATTTTCCCCTACCTCTCCTTACTTCAGCTGCAAGCTTGCCCAGTCCAACGGTTGGGGTGTCATGGTGAGCCACCGCTCCGGAGAGACTGAGGACACCTTCATTGCAGACCTGGTGGTTGGACTCTGCACTGGGCAGGTAAGTTTCCCTACCTTAAACAGGTGCTTTGTGCTGTCTTACAAACTGCCAATGTAGCAGCCTATTCAACAACCCCTTTCACTCTTTGAATCCACCTAAGCCTTAAGGATGGATTCAGTGGCCCTTCTCCCTGGGAATGCAGCCAGTAGGCACCAGGGACAGGGGCTCCTCAGTGGTGACGCCACAGCTGTGGTACACACTTCCTGGGGAAGCTGATTAGGTTCCCACTTCCCTAATTAGTTACTGCTCTTGCATGTTTTGGTGTTAATGCTTATGTTTGTATGCTGTGTAGGTCCACTTTATGTTTGCGGGGGGAAGTGGGATGGAAATAATTCACTCTTCTGACCCCAGGAGGTCTGAGCACATGTGGCCCCCTTGCACTTGTGCATAGGAGGAAGGGTGACTGTATAGGATCAGTTAAGTACGACAGCATTTGCTTCAAACATGGGGATGAGATCTTTGCTACTTGTGCTCTCTTCCCTTGGCAGTAACCTAGCAATGTAATGCTAAGA from Tiliqua scincoides isolate rTilSci1 chromosome 9, rTilSci1.hap2, whole genome shotgun sequence includes these protein-coding regions:
- the ENO1 gene encoding alpha-enolase isoform X2, giving the protein MLLHAPGLVRQLSRCAISKMSVMKLQAREILDSRGNPTVEVDLYTSKGLFRAAVPSGASTGIYEALELRDNDKTRFLGKGVSRAVKYVNEFLAPALCTQKVNVVEQEKIDKLMLEMDGTENKSKFGANAILGVSLAVCKAGAAEKGVPLYRHIADLAGNEEVILPVPAFNVINGGSHAGNKLAMQEFMILPVGAENFKEAMRIGAEVYHNLKNVIKEKYGKDATNVGDEGGFAPNILENKEALELLKTAISKAGYTDKVVIGMDVAASEFYRDGKYDLDFKSPDDPSRYITPDQLADLYKGFVKNYPVVSIEDPFDQDDWAAWKKFTASAGIQVVGDDLTVTNPKRIAKAVEDKSCNCLLLKVNQIGSVTESLQACKLAQSNGWGVMVSHRSGETEDTFIADLVVGLCTGQIKTGAPCRSERLAKYNQILRIEEELGSKARFAGRNFRNPRVN
- the ENO1 gene encoding alpha-enolase isoform X3, encoding MSVMKLQAREILDSRGNPTVEVDLYTSKGLFRAAVPSGASTGIYEALELRDNDKTRFLGKGVSKAVEHVNKTIAPALVNKKVNVVEQEKIDKLMLEMDGTENKSKFGANAILGVSLAVCKAGAAEKGVPLYRHIADLAGNEEVILPVPAFNVINGGSHAGNKLAMQEFMILPVGAENFKEAMRIGAEVYHNLKNVIKEKYGKDATNVGDEGGFAPNILENKEALELLKTAISKAGYTDKVVIGMDVAASEFYRDGKYDLDFKSPDDPSRYITPDQLADLYKGFVKNYPVVSIEDPFDQDDWAAWKKFTASAGIQVVGDDLTVTNPKRIAKAVEDKSCNCLLLKVNQIGSVTESLQACKLAQSNGWGVMVSHRSGETEDTFIADLVVGLCTGQIKTGAPCRSERLAKYNQILRIEEELGSKARFAGRNFRNPRVN
- the ENO1 gene encoding alpha-enolase isoform X1 codes for the protein MLLHAPGLVRQLSRCAISKMSVMKLQAREILDSRGNPTVEVDLYTSKGLFRAAVPSGASTGIYEALELRDNDKTRFLGKGVSKAVEHVNKTIAPALVNKKVNVVEQEKIDKLMLEMDGTENKSKFGANAILGVSLAVCKAGAAEKGVPLYRHIADLAGNEEVILPVPAFNVINGGSHAGNKLAMQEFMILPVGAENFKEAMRIGAEVYHNLKNVIKEKYGKDATNVGDEGGFAPNILENKEALELLKTAISKAGYTDKVVIGMDVAASEFYRDGKYDLDFKSPDDPSRYITPDQLADLYKGFVKNYPVVSIEDPFDQDDWAAWKKFTASAGIQVVGDDLTVTNPKRIAKAVEDKSCNCLLLKVNQIGSVTESLQACKLAQSNGWGVMVSHRSGETEDTFIADLVVGLCTGQIKTGAPCRSERLAKYNQILRIEEELGSKARFAGRNFRNPRVN